AGGGCTTTAACAGATTAGCGAGGGTGGCGGAATTGGCAGACGCGCTGGACTTAGGATCCAGTGGGGCGACCCATGGGGGTTCAACTCCCCCCTCTCGCACTGCCTACTACCGCAAGGGTTTTAAGGTTTTTTAGGAGTTTTGATAGGAGAGGATATTCCTGAAAGTATGCCAAAAGTATGCCATTTTTTTTAAACAGCTTCCTTTTGAAGGCTCAAAGACCTTAATTTTTCTGACATCATGGACAGGTCAGGATGCATATACTGATGTGTCATTTTTATTGATTTTTGACCCAAAAGTCCCATAACCATCCTATCAGGCATATTAGCCCTGCAACACCTTGTAGCAAAGGTATGTCTTAAAGAGTGAAAAACTACATCTTTAAATCCAGCTTTCTTTACTACCTTATCCCACCAGTATCTTAACCTGGACTCATTTACAGGCATATTATTTTCATCAATAAAGACAGACTCATCAGAATTTTGTTTAAGAGCAAATAGTCTATGCAATATCTCCAGTAATTTATCATCTACCAGAGGAAAATCCATTGTTATCTTACTCTTTTCCCTGACCAACCTAATAAAGGGGATATCGGCATTAAGAAAAACCTGGTTCCATTTTAGAGAGAGTATTTCACCTTTTCTGAAACCTGTATAGAGCCCAAACACAATGATATCCTTAAGCCATTGATGGTCAGCAAGCAATAAAAGGATTTGCTCTTCGGTTTCAGAAAGCCATCTCTCGCGGATTCCATAATAGGGAAGAGGCGGTATATTAGATACAGGGTTCTTCTCCAGCCAGCCCCATTGTGTTTTCGCTACCTCTAGAACGCGGTGAATGAATGCCC
This genomic window from bacterium contains:
- a CDS encoding site-specific integrase, producing the protein MNYKNTKHVTENVALEKDLLLAQREKNRKIYILAQMLIDKLEIDFLAAGLWRDLPIKEVSMRLFKQKRSKFWYFDVVVGSKRIRYSTKCEKKKEAEMVKALMVSKIKNNTSFEEILNHSLQEAFDKYLEECSKGIKDSYQRDVFSAQNILKYLGDLQIKDLTPEKIYNWQQKRRKTFVAKGKIISPRTVNIERAFIHRVLEVAKTQWGWLEKNPVSNIPPLPYYGIRERWLSETEEQILLLLADHQWLKDIIVFGLYTGFRKGEILSLKWNQVFLNADIPFIRLVREKSKITMDFPLVDDKLLEILHRLFALKQNSDESVFIDENNMPVNESRLRYWWDKVVKKAGFKDVVFHSLRHTFATRCCRANMPDRMVMGLLGQKSIKMTHQYMHPDLSMMSEKLRSLSLQKEAV